One Chloroflexota bacterium DNA window includes the following coding sequences:
- a CDS encoding long-chain fatty acid--CoA ligase, protein MLRGLMMDYPLTVDRLLDHAYKLYPHKRVTTKQPDGSLHRYSFADLYHRVKRLGNVLHKLGINQGDRVGTFAWNNYQHLELYYAIPCAGAVCHTLNIRLSTEQLAYIINHAEDKVIFVDATLLPLFSKLADNIPAVETIVLINAQPGIETPFPNVLHYEDLMAQVEAEFDWPVTDERQAMGLCYTSGTTGNPKGVLYSHRSLYLHTMGENQATALAFTPDDIVMPVVPQFHAMAWGLPYSAMFAGADLVMPGLHLNPVALADLIADEKITFPAGVPTIWTAMYQELRANPRDFSHVRCLAVGGAAMPRGLIEAYERDFGVPVLHAWGMTELSPLGTISSLQPQHRQLSDHERWDLRAKQGYPIGGVELRIVNDAGEELPWDGTTVGELQARGPWVTAGYYKVEPTAEHFTADGWFRTGDVATINHEGYLGITDRTKDLVKSGGEWISSVELENTLMGHAKVTEAAVIAIPDERWSERPLACVVLTKDAGEVEPSELLEYLEPLVAKFWLPERVVFLSEIPKTSVGKFDKKVLRARYANGELG, encoded by the coding sequence ATGCTACGTGGCCTGATGATGGACTATCCGCTGACCGTTGATCGGTTGCTCGACCACGCTTATAAGCTCTACCCCCACAAACGCGTGACAACTAAGCAACCTGATGGCTCACTCCACCGCTATTCGTTCGCTGATCTCTACCACCGTGTGAAGCGCTTAGGCAATGTGCTACACAAACTTGGCATCAACCAAGGTGATCGCGTTGGCACGTTTGCTTGGAACAATTACCAACATCTTGAGCTTTACTATGCAATTCCTTGTGCTGGTGCGGTCTGCCATACCTTGAATATTCGGCTTTCAACTGAGCAACTGGCCTATATCATCAATCATGCCGAAGATAAGGTGATTTTTGTTGATGCAACCTTGCTGCCGTTGTTCTCCAAGCTTGCCGATAATATTCCTGCCGTCGAAACCATCGTTTTGATCAATGCCCAACCTGGGATCGAAACACCCTTCCCGAATGTGTTGCATTACGAAGATTTGATGGCCCAAGTCGAGGCTGAATTCGACTGGCCGGTAACTGACGAGCGCCAAGCCATGGGCTTGTGCTATACCAGCGGCACAACCGGCAATCCCAAAGGCGTGTTATATAGCCATCGTTCGCTCTATTTGCACACGATGGGCGAAAATCAAGCCACGGCCTTGGCCTTTACTCCCGATGATATTGTGATGCCGGTTGTGCCTCAGTTTCATGCGATGGCGTGGGGCTTGCCCTACTCGGCCATGTTCGCTGGCGCAGATTTGGTAATGCCTGGCTTGCACTTGAATCCAGTGGCCTTGGCCGATTTGATTGCTGACGAAAAAATTACCTTCCCTGCTGGTGTGCCGACCATTTGGACGGCGATGTATCAAGAATTACGGGCCAATCCTCGTGATTTTTCGCATGTGCGCTGTTTGGCCGTTGGCGGTGCAGCCATGCCACGCGGCTTGATCGAAGCCTACGAACGCGATTTCGGCGTACCAGTGCTGCATGCTTGGGGCATGACCGAGCTTTCGCCCTTGGGCACAATTTCCAGCCTACAACCGCAACATCGCCAACTAAGCGACCATGAACGCTGGGATTTACGCGCCAAACAGGGTTATCCAATCGGCGGAGTCGAATTGCGGATCGTCAATGATGCTGGTGAGGAATTGCCGTGGGATGGTACAACGGTCGGCGAGTTGCAGGCGCGTGGCCCATGGGTTACCGCTGGTTATTACAAAGTTGAGCCGACCGCTGAGCATTTTACCGCCGATGGTTGGTTTCGCACGGGCGACGTAGCCACGATCAACCACGAAGGCTATTTGGGCATTACCGATCGCACCAAAGATTTGGTCAAGAGCGGCGGCGAATGGATCTCATCGGTTGAGCTGGAAAACACCTTGATGGGCCATGCCAAAGTGACTGAAGCGGCGGTGATTGCGATTCCCGATGAGCGTTGGAGCGAGCGCCCGTTGGCCTGTGTGGTGCTGACCAAAGATGCAGGCGAGGTTGAACCAAGCGAACTCTTGGAGTACCTTGAGCCGTTGGTGGCTAAATTCTGGCTACCTGAACGAGTTGTATTTCTGAGCGAAATTCCTAAAACCAGTGTGGGTAAATTTGATAAAAAAGTGCTGCGAGCACGTTATGCCAACGGCGAATTAGGCTAA
- a CDS encoding DUF4938 domain-containing protein codes for MAITIEHVRVLEGPNIYYPQAGVAATLQVSHDLRDEIGRQIKTWAQAVGLIIGYLRMKIEPVDDQWQLSLSFTCNHPQLGAAILQHAVEDILAAERQDEDWNHDDALFDLRRQRMRIDPVLPLLQLRAEAQGRVLPVIAVGDGMLQIGTGSGGWQFDPAQLSLGFAINPPWEQIRSVPLIAIGGVGAEVAAAQIAQGLTAAGWQQVVHIAKGDFASVRQAFLQPNAELFVVALDHLDAVERGLAFNRCSIGVVLGINNLPEAQALAAGLPALTADELGNTVLLADDQRTAGLARRTAAPVVQLQRTHEPASIQQPLLALVVNQLQQLLDAGAFD; via the coding sequence ATGGCAATCACAATCGAACATGTTCGCGTTTTAGAAGGCCCAAACATCTATTACCCTCAAGCTGGGGTTGCTGCAACCTTGCAAGTTAGCCACGATCTGCGCGATGAAATCGGGCGGCAGATCAAAACCTGGGCCCAAGCAGTTGGTTTGATCATCGGCTATTTACGCATGAAAATCGAGCCAGTTGATGATCAATGGCAATTAAGTTTGAGTTTTACCTGCAATCATCCCCAGCTTGGCGCAGCCATTTTGCAGCATGCCGTCGAAGATATCCTAGCCGCCGAACGCCAAGACGAAGATTGGAATCACGACGATGCCTTGTTTGATCTGCGTCGCCAACGCATGCGGATCGATCCGGTGCTGCCGTTGTTGCAATTACGGGCCGAAGCTCAAGGGCGGGTGCTACCAGTGATCGCGGTTGGCGATGGTATGTTGCAAATCGGCACAGGCAGCGGTGGTTGGCAGTTCGACCCTGCTCAACTCAGCCTTGGCTTTGCTATTAACCCGCCATGGGAGCAGATTCGCAGTGTGCCATTAATTGCGATTGGGGGAGTTGGAGCCGAAGTAGCAGCAGCCCAGATTGCCCAAGGGTTAACTGCGGCTGGCTGGCAACAGGTAGTGCATATTGCCAAAGGCGATTTTGCTAGCGTGCGCCAAGCATTTCTCCAGCCCAACGCCGAGTTGTTTGTGGTTGCCTTGGATCATCTTGATGCGGTCGAACGTGGTTTAGCCTTTAATCGCTGTAGTATTGGGGTGGTGCTGGGCATTAACAATTTGCCTGAAGCCCAAGCCTTGGCAGCGGGGTTGCCAGCCCTAACCGCCGACGAATTGGGCAACACCGTTTTACTTGCCGACGATCAACGTACTGCTGGATTGGCGCGGCGCACGGCGGCCCCAGTTGTGCAACTACAACGCACCCACGAACCAGCTAGCATTCAACAACCCTTATTGGCCTTAGTCGTCAATCAATTGCAACAATTGCTCGACGCTGGAGCATTTGATTAA
- a CDS encoding zinc-binding dehydrogenase: protein MMKAGFFRQHGGLEVLEYGELAEPVAGPDEVLVRIRAAALNHLDLFVREGLPGLTLSMPHIGGCDIAGEIAAIGEGVTGWSEGQHVVVNPNIWCGTCEYCIAGEETLCDRYGVIGEHQTGGLAQYIVVPARNLYAIPDDYSFEQAAAVPLVWMTAWRALIGQAQLRAGQSVLILGAGGGVASAAIQIARYAGATVYAASRSPEKLARAKTLGADYVVRSDGDWGRDIWKQTNKRGVDVVLENVGAATWESSLRSVAKGGTVVTYGATTGPIVNIDIRKLFWRQFNLIGSTMANNREFNTIMRLVFWERRFQPLIDKVFPLSEIQAAQRYLESAEQFGKVVIAIP, encoded by the coding sequence ATGATGAAGGCAGGATTTTTTCGCCAACACGGTGGGCTAGAAGTTTTAGAATATGGTGAGCTAGCAGAGCCAGTAGCTGGGCCAGATGAAGTTTTGGTGCGAATACGCGCCGCTGCCCTAAACCACCTTGATCTGTTTGTGCGCGAGGGCTTGCCTGGCCTAACCTTGAGCATGCCGCATATCGGTGGCTGCGATATTGCTGGCGAAATTGCGGCAATCGGCGAGGGCGTAACTGGTTGGAGCGAAGGCCAGCACGTGGTCGTCAATCCCAATATTTGGTGTGGCACATGCGAATATTGCATTGCTGGCGAAGAAACCTTATGCGATCGCTATGGGGTAATCGGCGAGCACCAAACTGGTGGCTTGGCTCAATATATCGTTGTGCCAGCCCGCAATCTCTATGCCATTCCTGATGATTATTCGTTTGAGCAAGCTGCCGCTGTGCCATTGGTTTGGATGACCGCTTGGCGAGCATTGATTGGGCAAGCTCAGTTACGGGCAGGCCAAAGTGTGCTGATTTTGGGGGCTGGTGGCGGCGTGGCTAGTGCTGCAATTCAAATTGCCCGTTATGCCGGAGCAACGGTCTATGCTGCCTCGCGTTCGCCCGAAAAACTAGCGCGGGCCAAAACATTAGGGGCCGATTACGTGGTACGATCAGATGGCGATTGGGGCCGCGATATTTGGAAACAAACCAACAAACGTGGAGTTGACGTAGTATTGGAGAATGTGGGTGCAGCTACATGGGAAAGCTCGTTGCGCAGTGTCGCCAAAGGTGGCACAGTGGTAACCTATGGCGCAACTACAGGCCCAATCGTCAATATCGATATTCGTAAACTTTTTTGGCGACAATTTAACCTGATTGGTTCGACCATGGCCAATAATCGTGAATTTAACACGATTATGCGCTTAGTATTTTGGGAACGTCGTTTTCAACCATTAATTGACAAGGTGTTTCCACTGAGCGAAATTCAAGCAGCCCAACGCTATCTTGAATCAGCCGAGCAATTTGGCAAAGTCGTGATCGCAATACCCTAG
- a CDS encoding ATP-dependent Clp protease adaptor ClpS: MNTRRDVATAEPQTTTDVELDFITLSDEELEKPYRVILQNDDITPMEVVVWVLEKVFEQSFEQAKRIMIEAHVKGHALVTILPFKEASARVYSAQSRARDMGFPLVLFLEPDF, encoded by the coding sequence ATGAATACACGACGGGATGTCGCAACCGCCGAACCACAAACAACAACTGATGTCGAGCTAGATTTTATCACGCTCAGCGATGAGGAACTGGAAAAGCCCTATCGGGTTATTTTGCAAAACGATGATATCACGCCCATGGAAGTGGTCGTGTGGGTTTTGGAAAAAGTCTTTGAACAATCGTTTGAACAAGCCAAAAGGATAATGATCGAAGCCCATGTCAAAGGCCATGCCTTGGTCACAATTTTGCCCTTCAAAGAGGCTAGTGCCCGCGTTTACAGCGCCCAAAGCCGCGCCCGCGATATGGGATTTCCGCTGGTGCTTTTTTTGGAGCCAGATTTTTAA
- the aat gene encoding leucyl/phenylalanyl-tRNA--protein transferase, producing MTKRLSPQLLIYGYAQGIFPMDEDGQIYWYDPDPRAIIPIDERFHVANSLQRTIRRQTFEIRFDTAFRETMQACAERDETWISQEFIEIYSQLHAGGLAHSVEAWQDGEMVGGLYGVGLAGLFAGESMWSKARDASKVALVALVERLRAGGFQLLDTQFITPHLATFGAYEIPRTEYKQLLAKALQCSATF from the coding sequence ATGACCAAGCGACTCTCACCACAATTATTAATTTATGGCTATGCCCAAGGGATCTTTCCGATGGATGAGGATGGGCAGATCTATTGGTATGATCCTGATCCACGGGCGATCATTCCAATTGACGAACGTTTTCATGTAGCCAATTCCTTGCAGCGCACAATTCGCCGCCAAACCTTTGAAATTCGTTTTGATACCGCCTTTCGCGAAACGATGCAGGCCTGTGCTGAACGCGATGAAACTTGGATCAGCCAAGAATTTATTGAGATCTATAGTCAATTGCATGCTGGTGGTTTGGCCCATAGTGTCGAGGCTTGGCAGGATGGCGAAATGGTTGGTGGGTTGTATGGGGTGGGTTTGGCGGGCTTATTTGCTGGTGAAAGTATGTGGAGCAAAGCCCGCGATGCCAGTAAAGTGGCTTTGGTGGCCTTGGTCGAACGCTTGCGGGCTGGTGGTTTTCAACTCCTTGACACCCAATTTATCACGCCGCATCTAGCAACCTTTGGAGCCTATGAAATTCCGCGAACTGAATATAAGCAATTATTGGCCAAGGCTTTGCAATGCAGCGCAACCTTTTGA
- a CDS encoding NAD-dependent epimerase/dehydratase family protein: protein MTSELHVIFGTGPIGKATARCLVSAGKQVRMINRSGKASHLPESVEVLAGDIYDQHFVAQQAQAATSVYQCAQPAYYEWTSKFPAMQAAVIEGVAQSKAKLVVMENLYGYGRSNGQPMTETTPFAAHTRKGKLRAQLSEQLFAAHREGKIRATSVRASNFYGPEYQLMGDQVVKPALQGKKVNLLGKADVLHSFSYVNDIGASLAILGTDERGLGRPWHAPSPAALTQQEFVAILAKVLGKPVGYRTVNTAMVWLLGRFIKELAETVEMLYEWQAPFVMDSSAFTKTFGLEATPIEQGIKAMADWFRN, encoded by the coding sequence ATGACAAGTGAATTACACGTTATTTTTGGCACAGGCCCAATCGGTAAGGCAACCGCTCGCTGTTTGGTCAGTGCCGGCAAACAGGTGCGGATGATCAATCGTTCAGGCAAGGCCAGCCATCTGCCAGAGAGCGTTGAAGTCTTAGCTGGCGATATATATGATCAACACTTTGTAGCCCAACAAGCGCAGGCCGCCACCAGCGTTTACCAATGTGCCCAACCAGCCTACTACGAATGGACCAGCAAATTTCCGGCGATGCAAGCAGCGGTGATCGAGGGGGTGGCCCAAAGCAAGGCCAAATTGGTGGTGATGGAAAATTTATATGGCTATGGGCGTAGCAACGGCCAACCAATGACTGAAACCACACCATTTGCCGCCCATACCCGCAAGGGCAAATTACGAGCGCAATTGAGCGAGCAACTATTTGCCGCCCATCGGGAGGGCAAAATTCGCGCAACCAGCGTGCGGGCCTCCAATTTCTATGGCCCCGAATATCAATTAATGGGCGATCAGGTGGTTAAGCCAGCCTTGCAAGGCAAAAAAGTTAATTTGCTGGGCAAAGCCGATGTTCTGCACAGCTTTAGTTATGTCAATGATATTGGGGCAAGCTTGGCAATCCTTGGCACTGATGAGCGTGGTTTAGGCCGACCGTGGCATGCCCCCAGCCCTGCCGCATTAACTCAACAGGAGTTTGTAGCAATTTTGGCCAAAGTTTTGGGCAAACCTGTTGGCTATCGCACCGTCAATACCGCCATGGTTTGGCTGCTTGGGCGCTTTATCAAAGAATTGGCCGAAACCGTTGAGATGCTGTACGAGTGGCAAGCACCCTTCGTTATGGATAGCAGCGCATTTACCAAAACCTTTGGGCTTGAAGCAACCCCAATCGAACAGGGAATCAAAGCCATGGCCGATTGGTTTCGCAATTAA
- a CDS encoding TetR/AcrR family transcriptional regulator: MARTRNQALNDETIVQIKQAARQLMAQHGTAGLSIRGIAKVLSVSPPALYHYFANLEDLITTLIADSFNSLADTLDAVGLKSRTKTKAGRLLTVFEAYRQWAFDHPIDFQLIYGNPIPGYNAPREITVPAVVRTFITPVRLADLAIKAGESSLNDFRIPAFCAEHMNAMIAEHGYPVSLESMYLIMTLWTQIHGLIMLELYGHLSSNVGNADAFYRHRVIEMLHTFGFDDLT; encoded by the coding sequence ATGGCGCGGACTCGTAATCAAGCACTCAACGATGAAACGATCGTTCAAATTAAGCAAGCAGCCCGCCAACTGATGGCGCAACATGGCACAGCTGGCTTATCAATTCGTGGGATTGCCAAAGTTCTATCGGTTAGCCCACCAGCCCTGTACCACTATTTTGCTAATTTGGAAGACCTGATTACAACCTTGATTGCCGATAGTTTTAATAGTTTGGCCGATACCTTGGATGCTGTTGGGCTTAAATCGCGTACAAAAACCAAGGCTGGGCGTTTGTTGACAGTATTTGAGGCCTATCGCCAATGGGCCTTTGACCATCCGATCGACTTCCAATTGATCTATGGCAATCCAATTCCTGGCTATAACGCGCCGCGCGAAATTACGGTGCCAGCGGTGGTTCGCACCTTTATCACGCCAGTTCGCTTGGCCGATCTCGCGATCAAAGCCGGTGAATCAAGCCTCAACGATTTTCGGATTCCAGCATTTTGTGCTGAGCATATGAACGCCATGATTGCCGAACATGGCTATCCTGTGTCGTTAGAGTCGATGTACCTGATTATGACCCTTTGGACACAAATTCATGGCCTAATTATGTTGGAATTGTATGGACACCTTAGCTCGAATGTTGGCAATGCCGACGCTTTCTATCGCCATCGTGTGATCGAAATGCTGCATACGTTTGGTTTTGACGATCTAACTTAA
- a CDS encoding DUF2236 domain-containing protein, with protein MRYTQPYLESLRPIGDPAADNLIEQLAINGDLVRVSQVLRQITKNDQPLPRDLPPILFDWLEHHCSPPGSIDWQRINNGAAFFARYGMAITVVLSTAALVGCYAAQKGVKVLTQTQRLQAEPYRRVTESGHFVMTVLQPQALQSNGAGLQVIQKVRLMHAAVRYQIAHAGQWQSAELGVPICQEDMLGTLMVFSYGVIWGLEQLGYRLAAQAAEDFLYTWCVIGELIGVDPASLPRSMAEAEDLAYSISNRQHGPSDEGRELTQALLAMHTGLLPGRFFDGMVPALIHHLAGDEVARWMGVPQTRWKYAVRYLKTLNSAMRSITQRFPAIDEQFDRLTFLLLQRWTGAIHRGELSETLSERVA; from the coding sequence ATGCGTTACACCCAGCCCTATCTTGAATCATTGCGCCCAATTGGCGACCCTGCTGCCGATAACTTGATTGAACAATTGGCAATTAATGGCGATTTAGTGCGGGTCAGCCAAGTGTTACGTCAAATCACCAAAAACGATCAGCCCTTGCCTCGCGATTTACCCCCCATTCTGTTCGATTGGCTCGAACACCATTGCAGCCCCCCTGGTTCAATCGATTGGCAACGGATCAATAATGGCGCAGCATTTTTTGCTCGCTATGGCATGGCGATCACGGTCGTACTCTCAACGGCAGCTTTGGTTGGTTGTTATGCAGCTCAAAAAGGGGTCAAAGTGCTGACCCAAACCCAACGCTTGCAGGCCGAACCCTATCGCCGAGTTACTGAATCGGGCCATTTTGTGATGACGGTGTTACAACCGCAGGCGCTCCAAAGCAATGGGGCTGGCTTGCAGGTAATTCAAAAAGTGCGCCTAATGCACGCCGCTGTGCGTTATCAAATTGCTCACGCTGGCCAATGGCAGAGCGCCGAGCTTGGTGTACCGATTTGCCAAGAAGATATGCTGGGCACGCTGATGGTGTTTTCGTATGGCGTTATTTGGGGCTTGGAGCAACTGGGCTATCGCCTAGCCGCACAAGCTGCCGAAGATTTTTTGTATACTTGGTGTGTGATTGGCGAATTGATTGGGGTTGATCCGGCCAGCTTACCACGCTCGATGGCTGAAGCCGAAGATCTGGCCTATAGCATCTCCAATCGTCAGCATGGCCCGTCTGATGAGGGGCGCGAATTGACCCAAGCGCTGCTAGCAATGCACACTGGGCTTTTACCAGGCCGCTTTTTCGATGGCATGGTTCCAGCATTAATTCATCATCTCGCAGGTGATGAGGTTGCTCGCTGGATGGGCGTGCCGCAAACCCGTTGGAAATATGCGGTACGCTATCTCAAAACCCTCAATAGTGCCATGCGTAGCATCACCCAACGCTTTCCAGCTATCGATGAGCAATTTGATCGACTGACCTTCTTGCTGCTCCAACGTTGGACTGGCGCAATCCATCGTGGCGAACTTAGCGAAACTCTCAGCGAACGCGTGGCCTAA
- a CDS encoding S8 family serine peptidase, with protein MRLIKPFILLMVLAGFCLPSASANTPDRLASKADSALLAKLNAGQQVPTLVLLQAQVDTNFADRLASKEAKGAAVVAALRQQAQRDQTPLLAELSNRGIQSEGFLSVNALYATLDLASAQWLAEQASVKQLIEDSIVVTVEKPAAETNPAPQAVNTTTWGVNYVKAPEVWAKGITGQGIVIAGEDTGVRWTHAALKNKYRGWDGTTASHDYNWYDGIRTSLGGTNPCGIAINAPCDDHSHGTHTVGTVVGDNGTGEQIGVAPGAKWIACRNMDAGNGTPATYIRCIDWMLAPFPAAGTSAQGDPSKAPHVINNSWGCLASEGCTNTPSDGIQTSVQNVTNAGIMFVASAGNDGSSCATITTPVAIYPESFVVGSHTSTGAISGFSSRGPATNNGASRIGPDIAAPGSSVRSAINGSDSDYGSSSGTSMASPHVVGVVALLWSARPELQGQVDLTRAILQETATAAPSTQTCGGVAGTSIPNNTFGHGYVNALNAIAPTLQGSITVNGTAATSATIRLENSVGVVEFGKTTGVYSTSLPAGLYSATVTVPNETPITRQVTIVKGQVATENFEFGDVTGTVSGHATLNGTARAGVSITANPGNFTTETNANGDYNLALAPGTYTISSEFMALETQVATVTVVLNQTVIQDFDFATTQTVNIQNFRFSPSPITVTLGTSVLWRNLDASTHTTTRSQTPFIWDSDNLSQNQDYAVTFDQVGTFSYVCSLHGSMQGIVVVTPPQQKTYLPWTTK; from the coding sequence ATGCGTCTGATCAAACCATTCATCCTCCTAATGGTGTTAGCAGGCTTTTGTCTGCCAAGCGCCTCCGCCAACACTCCCGACCGTCTCGCAAGCAAAGCCGATTCAGCCCTGCTGGCAAAGCTGAATGCTGGCCAACAAGTACCAACGCTGGTGCTTTTGCAAGCCCAAGTTGATACCAACTTTGCTGATCGTTTGGCAAGCAAAGAGGCCAAAGGCGCTGCGGTCGTTGCTGCTCTTCGCCAACAAGCCCAACGCGATCAAACCCCGTTGCTCGCTGAACTCAGCAACCGCGGGATTCAATCCGAGGGTTTTCTCTCGGTTAACGCCTTGTATGCGACGCTTGATTTAGCCAGTGCCCAATGGCTGGCCGAACAAGCCAGCGTCAAGCAATTGATCGAAGATTCAATTGTGGTCACGGTCGAAAAACCAGCTGCCGAAACCAATCCAGCACCCCAAGCAGTCAATACCACGACCTGGGGGGTTAACTATGTCAAAGCGCCCGAAGTGTGGGCTAAAGGCATTACTGGCCAAGGGATTGTGATTGCTGGCGAAGATACTGGGGTGCGCTGGACTCACGCTGCTTTGAAAAATAAGTATCGCGGTTGGGATGGTACAACTGCCAGCCACGATTACAACTGGTACGACGGTATTCGTACCTCATTAGGCGGAACTAACCCCTGTGGGATTGCGATTAACGCACCTTGTGATGATCACTCGCACGGAACTCACACGGTTGGTACGGTGGTTGGCGATAACGGCACAGGTGAACAAATTGGGGTTGCGCCTGGCGCAAAATGGATCGCCTGCCGTAATATGGATGCTGGCAACGGTACGCCTGCAACCTACATTCGCTGTATCGACTGGATGCTGGCTCCATTCCCTGCTGCTGGTACGAGTGCTCAAGGTGACCCCAGCAAAGCACCCCACGTTATCAACAACTCATGGGGCTGTCTAGCATCAGAAGGCTGTACCAATACTCCTTCTGATGGCATTCAAACCTCAGTTCAAAATGTGACCAATGCAGGGATTATGTTTGTCGCCTCGGCAGGGAACGATGGTAGCAGTTGTGCCACTATCACCACGCCAGTCGCGATCTATCCTGAAAGCTTTGTGGTTGGCTCACATACCTCAACTGGGGCAATTTCTGGGTTTAGCAGCCGTGGCCCAGCTACCAATAATGGTGCCAGCCGGATTGGCCCTGATATTGCTGCGCCTGGCTCATCTGTGCGTTCGGCCATCAATGGCAGTGATAGTGACTATGGTTCAAGTTCGGGCACGAGTATGGCTAGCCCGCATGTGGTTGGGGTTGTAGCCTTGTTGTGGTCGGCTCGCCCAGAACTGCAGGGCCAAGTTGATCTGACTCGCGCGATCTTGCAAGAAACCGCTACTGCTGCGCCTTCAACCCAAACTTGTGGTGGCGTTGCTGGCACAAGCATTCCAAACAATACCTTTGGTCATGGCTATGTCAATGCCCTGAATGCGATTGCTCCAACCTTGCAAGGCAGCATCACGGTTAATGGCACGGCAGCAACCTCAGCGACAATTCGCTTGGAAAATAGCGTTGGCGTGGTTGAATTTGGCAAAACCACTGGTGTCTATAGCACTAGCTTGCCAGCAGGCCTTTACAGCGCAACCGTCACTGTGCCAAATGAAACACCGATTACTCGCCAAGTAACAATTGTCAAAGGCCAAGTTGCCACCGAAAACTTTGAATTTGGCGATGTGACTGGTACTGTTAGCGGTCATGCAACGCTCAATGGCACTGCTCGCGCTGGTGTTAGCATTACCGCCAACCCCGGTAACTTCACCACCGAAACCAACGCTAACGGCGATTATAACTTAGCCTTAGCCCCGGGAACCTATACGATTTCTAGCGAATTTATGGCCTTGGAAACCCAAGTGGCAACGGTCACGGTGGTTCTCAATCAGACCGTCATCCAAGATTTTGATTTCGCGACCACTCAAACCGTCAATATTCAAAACTTCCGGTTTAGCCCTAGCCCAATTACGGTTACCTTGGGAACGAGCGTCTTGTGGCGTAACCTTGATGCTTCAACCCACACCACGACTCGTAGCCAAACACCGTTCATTTGGGATTCAGACAACCTCAGCCAGAACCAAGATTATGCAGTAACCTTCGATCAAGTTGGTACCTTCAGCTATGTTTGTAGCTTGCATGGCAGTATGCAAGGCATAGTTGTGGTAACGCCACCACAGCAAAAAACCTATCTGCCGTGGACAACTAAATAA